TGGTTGCCCATCCCAAGGCGTTCATGTCCAAACGCAAAGACGCGGTGCCTGAGCTGGGCATGTTGCTGGCCGAGGAAAAACTGTCCACGCAATTCGACCTGACCCTGACCGAAACGCCGACCTGGCTCACGGAATCCCTGGTGACGCTGGGTGAGGTCGAGCGTGTGCTGGATTTCGAAGGACATTCGACCTTGGGCGAGCGCATGGAAAAGGATGGCCCGGTAGCCGACGACCTGCCCGACGACACGGCCCTGGCCTGTGTCACGGATACGGGGCTGGTGGTCATCTCCGGCTGCGCCCATGCAGGCATCTGCAACACGATTGAACAGGCAAAACGGGTCACGGGCGTGGACAACGTGCGCGCCGTGCTCGGCGGCTTCCACCTCCAGAAGGCCAAGCCGGAACGGCTCGACCCGACTGCCGACTATCTGGCCGCCCTCGGCCTGGAAGGGCTGTGGTGCTGCCACTGCACAGACCTGGCCGCCAAGATCAGTCTGGCCGCGAAATGCCCGGTCAGGGAAGTGGGATCAGGGATGACGTTGAAGTTTTAGGTTTGCGCCTGACTCCAACGCCCTGTCAGGTTTTTGTTCAGGGAGACCTTCTCCCCCGCCACAGCGGACTCAAGCCCCTCGGTTAGTTCCGCCCCTTACGCCAAGTAGGTATAATTAACTGCGAAGTGGGCAATGGCCGATGGAACGATGCTTTTCGTCCTTATTGTCACGGCCACGAAGAGCAGGCCGTACACAAAGCTGTTGATGATGTTCGTCAGCCCCGTCGACCAGTTGGTAATGGCAAAAAAACAAATACATATCAGCCAGATATGTATTCTTGTGCCGCCATTTCATATGCAGGAAAGACACCCACCGC
The Pseudodesulfovibrio sp. S3 genome window above contains:
- a CDS encoding MBL fold metallo-hydrolase, with the translated sequence MELTFLVENNSLIGTQFQAEPGLSIFIRVDDREVLFDAGYSDAFMINARRKGIDLLHLDWIALSHGHFDHTWGLDHLIRHYFEAAIHKMDHARPRLVAHPKAFMSKRKDAVPELGMLLAEEKLSTQFDLTLTETPTWLTESLVTLGEVERVLDFEGHSTLGERMEKDGPVADDLPDDTALACVTDTGLVVISGCAHAGICNTIEQAKRVTGVDNVRAVLGGFHLQKAKPERLDPTADYLAALGLEGLWCCHCTDLAAKISLAAKCPVREVGSGMTLKF